One window of Cryobacterium arcticum genomic DNA carries:
- a CDS encoding alpha/beta fold hydrolase, with protein MTTTTSSPTIVLIAGHWLGAWAWDDVLDHLTTDHARAVAMTLPGLDGDDPERATKTLDDQATAILDLFARLGVSQDQPAIIVAHSGANFPVSLVLDRHPELVRRVVWVDSGPVAPGSVFAADLPEGMTELPLPPFDAFPPQASLEGLSAEALERFRARAVPEPGPVLRQPLELTNDARRAVPTTLVCCSIPSAQMLELARSGHPMFAEVASLEHLDVIDLPTGHWPMWSRPGDLAQAIRVAASRTD; from the coding sequence ATGACAACTACAACGAGCAGTCCCACCATCGTTCTCATCGCGGGCCACTGGCTCGGCGCGTGGGCGTGGGATGACGTCCTTGACCACCTGACAACCGACCACGCGCGGGCCGTCGCGATGACCCTGCCCGGTCTCGACGGGGACGATCCCGAGCGGGCGACGAAGACCCTCGACGATCAAGCCACCGCGATCCTGGATCTCTTCGCTCGACTCGGGGTCTCCCAGGACCAGCCCGCGATCATCGTCGCTCACAGCGGGGCGAACTTTCCCGTGAGCCTCGTGCTCGACCGGCACCCGGAGCTTGTGCGGCGAGTGGTGTGGGTCGACTCCGGGCCGGTAGCCCCGGGAAGCGTCTTCGCTGCCGATCTACCGGAGGGGATGACGGAGCTTCCGCTGCCGCCCTTCGACGCTTTCCCCCCGCAGGCGAGCCTCGAAGGGCTGAGCGCCGAGGCTCTCGAGCGTTTCCGGGCCCGAGCGGTCCCGGAGCCGGGCCCCGTGCTTCGTCAGCCCCTCGAGCTCACGAACGATGCCCGGCGCGCGGTTCCGACCACCCTGGTGTGCTGCTCGATCCCGAGCGCGCAGATGCTGGAGCTGGCCCGATCCGGCCATCCCATGTTCGCCGAGGTTGCGAGCCTCGAGCACCTCGACGTCATCGACCTCCCGACGGGCCACTGGCCGATGTGGAGCCGCCCCGGCGATCTCGCCCAGGCCATTCGGGTGGCGGCGTCTCGAACCGACTGA
- a CDS encoding iron-containing redox enzyme family protein, with amino-acid sequence MRIPTSRGPVSGALLELLDSSPTAPDAALAAVLRERTAAALAETVDVVQDDDLQTALFLAYELRYSGLHGVDDDWEWHPEVLALCAAIEAPFEQALRERASVPELPEPGVESVAAALFELTGSDSGPSVSRYLAKKATDEQAREFLILRSIYQLKEADPHTWAIPRLRRHAKAALVEIQADEYGGGRFDRMHAELFARTMRGVGLDATNGHYVDVVPAITLASSNMMTMFGTHRRLRGAIAGHLAAFEMTSSLPNRLYGNGFRRLGYDADVTFYFDEHVEADAVHEQIAARDLAGSLATDEPELLEDVFFGAAAGLYVDGLAGAQQIDAWTAGSSALRVQQTAAVPA; translated from the coding sequence ATGCGCATCCCCACGTCCCGAGGCCCGGTCAGCGGTGCCCTGCTCGAGCTCCTCGACAGCTCCCCCACCGCGCCCGACGCCGCCCTTGCCGCGGTGCTGCGCGAGCGCACCGCCGCCGCTCTGGCCGAAACCGTCGATGTGGTGCAGGACGACGACCTGCAGACCGCGCTGTTCCTGGCGTACGAGCTGCGCTACAGCGGCCTGCACGGTGTCGACGACGACTGGGAATGGCACCCCGAGGTGCTTGCCCTGTGCGCGGCGATCGAAGCCCCGTTCGAGCAGGCACTGCGCGAACGCGCATCCGTGCCCGAGCTGCCCGAGCCCGGCGTGGAGAGCGTCGCAGCGGCCCTGTTCGAGTTGACCGGGTCGGACTCCGGCCCGAGCGTCTCCCGCTACCTGGCGAAGAAGGCCACCGACGAGCAGGCGCGGGAGTTCCTCATTCTGCGCTCGATCTACCAGCTCAAGGAGGCCGACCCGCACACCTGGGCGATCCCGCGGCTGCGCCGCCACGCGAAGGCGGCCCTCGTGGAGATCCAGGCCGACGAGTACGGCGGCGGCCGGTTCGACCGCATGCACGCCGAGCTGTTCGCCCGAACGATGCGCGGAGTGGGCCTGGACGCCACCAACGGCCACTACGTGGACGTGGTGCCGGCTATCACGCTGGCCTCGAGCAACATGATGACCATGTTCGGCACCCACCGCCGGCTGCGCGGCGCCATCGCCGGGCACCTCGCCGCCTTCGAGATGACCTCGTCGCTGCCCAACCGGCTCTACGGCAACGGATTCCGGCGGCTGGGTTACGACGCCGACGTCACCTTCTACTTCGACGAGCACGTCGAAGCGGATGCGGTGCACGAGCAGATCGCCGCCCGCGACCTGGCCGGGTCCCTCGCCACCGACGAACCGGAGCTGCTCGAGGACGTCTTTTTCGGCGCCGCGGCCGGACTCTACGTGGACGGCCTGGCCGGCGCGCAGCAGATCGACGCCTGGACGGCCGGCAGCTCGGCCCTGCGAGTGCAGCAGACTGCCGCGGTGCCCGCATGA
- a CDS encoding acyl-CoA dehydrogenase family protein yields MSTLTSSTVAPVDFAGLAARFRPVFARIAAGASAREQDHRLPAEQIKELTAAGFGALRVPVADGGLGASLPQLFRLLTELAAADSNIAQALRGHFAFVEDRLVASGAQRDVWLARFVRGEIVGNSWTEVGSVTVGDVITRVRPAVGGKPGELVVNGTKYYSTGSIFADWIDTFAQVGDTGKNVIAVVNAHQPGVTHSDDWDGFGQRTTGSGTSTFVDALVTEENVIDFDTRFKYQTAFYQAVLLAVLAGTVKAAEVEIAAEVKARTRIFSHGNSQSFATDPQILQVVGEVSAQAFAAEAIVEKAAWALQGAFEGAFLSDVVEEERLNDLAELATAQAQVVLVALATRATSDIFDALAASGVSRSKNLDRHWRNARTAASHNPWVFKARIVGDYVVNGTQPNRIWSIGAAPK; encoded by the coding sequence ATGAGCACCCTCACCTCCTCCACCGTTGCCCCCGTCGACTTCGCCGGCCTGGCCGCGCGTTTCCGGCCGGTTTTCGCCCGGATCGCCGCGGGCGCATCCGCTCGGGAGCAGGATCACCGGCTGCCCGCCGAGCAGATCAAGGAACTCACGGCGGCCGGCTTCGGTGCCCTGCGCGTGCCCGTCGCCGACGGTGGGCTCGGCGCCAGCCTGCCGCAGTTGTTTCGGCTGCTCACCGAGCTGGCCGCGGCGGACTCGAACATCGCCCAGGCGCTGCGCGGCCACTTCGCGTTCGTCGAGGACCGTCTCGTGGCATCCGGCGCTCAGCGGGACGTGTGGCTGGCCCGGTTCGTGCGGGGTGAGATCGTGGGCAACTCCTGGACCGAGGTGGGCAGCGTCACCGTGGGCGATGTCATCACCCGGGTGCGCCCGGCGGTGGGCGGCAAGCCCGGCGAACTGGTCGTGAACGGAACCAAGTACTACTCCACCGGCAGCATCTTCGCGGACTGGATCGACACCTTCGCCCAGGTGGGCGACACCGGCAAGAACGTGATCGCCGTGGTGAACGCGCACCAGCCCGGGGTCACGCACAGCGACGACTGGGACGGCTTCGGTCAGCGCACCACCGGCAGCGGCACCAGTACCTTCGTGGATGCCCTCGTGACCGAAGAGAACGTGATCGACTTCGACACCCGGTTCAAGTATCAGACCGCGTTCTACCAGGCGGTGCTGCTGGCGGTGCTGGCCGGCACGGTCAAGGCCGCCGAGGTGGAGATCGCGGCCGAGGTGAAGGCCCGCACCCGCATCTTCTCGCACGGCAACTCGCAATCATTCGCCACCGACCCGCAGATTCTCCAGGTGGTGGGCGAGGTGTCCGCGCAGGCGTTCGCCGCCGAGGCGATCGTGGAGAAGGCGGCCTGGGCACTGCAGGGGGCTTTCGAGGGCGCGTTCCTGAGTGATGTGGTCGAGGAGGAACGGCTCAACGACCTCGCCGAGCTGGCGACCGCGCAGGCGCAGGTGGTCTTGGTGGCGCTGGCGACCCGGGCCACCTCCGATATCTTCGATGCGCTGGCCGCGTCAGGGGTGTCCCGGTCGAAGAACCTGGACCGGCACTGGCGCAATGCCCGCACCGCGGCCAGCCACAACCCGTGGGTATTCAAGGCGCGGATCGTGGGTGATTACGTCGTCAACGGCACCCAGCCCAACCGGATCTGGTCGATCGGGGCGGCGCCGAAGTAG
- a CDS encoding VOC family protein has product MNLVSLRLITDDVDRLVTFYETITGLTADRPNAEFAELRTHNGTLAIGSTRTVAIFGPGSARPADNHSAIVEFLVADVDALSARLAAGGIELLGEPRDLPWGNRSQLVRDPDGTLVNLFTPVTAAAIAKFAAAGV; this is encoded by the coding sequence ATGAACCTCGTCTCCCTCCGCCTGATCACCGATGACGTCGACCGGCTGGTCACGTTCTACGAAACCATTACCGGACTCACCGCCGACCGACCGAACGCTGAGTTCGCGGAACTCCGCACCCACAACGGCACCTTGGCCATCGGGAGCACTCGCACCGTCGCCATCTTCGGGCCCGGTTCTGCCCGCCCGGCCGACAATCACTCCGCCATCGTCGAGTTCCTGGTGGCCGATGTGGACGCGCTCAGCGCGAGGCTCGCCGCCGGCGGCATCGAGCTACTCGGCGAACCGCGCGACCTGCCCTGGGGCAACAGATCCCAGCTGGTGCGGGATCCCGACGGCACCCTGGTGAACCTCTTCACGCCGGTGACCGCCGCCGCGATCGCCAAATTCGCGGCGGCCGGCGTCTGA
- a CDS encoding TetR/AcrR family transcriptional regulator → MSNENTGHTPRPRPATQRKRTEILDAAIDIFGNRGYANGTLADIAEQVDITHAGVLHHFGSKQNLLLEMLAYRDQTDVADLDEQHIPDGPELFLHLVRTAVVNSRRAGIVQVYTVLSAESVTDDHPARSFFERRYSTLRGEVAEAFRVLCAQEGVAEPSTIDAASASILAVMDGLQLQWLLHPQEIELAEASEFAIRAIVNAVLHPGPDLADYSRG, encoded by the coding sequence GTGAGCAACGAAAACACGGGCCATACCCCCCGCCCCAGGCCTGCCACCCAGCGCAAACGCACCGAGATTCTCGACGCCGCGATCGACATCTTCGGCAATCGCGGCTACGCGAACGGAACTCTCGCCGACATCGCCGAACAGGTGGACATCACCCACGCCGGGGTGCTGCACCACTTCGGGTCGAAGCAGAATCTGCTCCTCGAGATGCTCGCCTACCGCGACCAGACCGACGTCGCCGACCTGGACGAACAGCACATCCCGGATGGGCCGGAGCTCTTCCTGCATCTGGTGCGCACCGCTGTCGTGAACTCGCGCCGGGCCGGCATCGTGCAGGTGTACACGGTGCTCTCCGCGGAGTCCGTCACCGATGATCACCCGGCACGCTCGTTTTTCGAGCGCCGGTACTCGACGCTGCGAGGCGAGGTCGCGGAGGCGTTCCGCGTGTTGTGCGCACAGGAGGGCGTCGCGGAGCCGTCGACGATCGACGCCGCCTCGGCGAGCATCCTCGCGGTGATGGACGGACTGCAGCTGCAATGGCTGCTTCATCCGCAGGAGATCGAGCTGGCCGAGGCCAGCGAGTTCGCCATCCGGGCCATCGTCAACGCCGTGCTGCATCCGGGCCCGGACCTCGCCGACTACTCCCGCGGGTGA
- a CDS encoding helix-turn-helix transcriptional regulator yields MKRTERLHALSEMLRRNGSRGCSADRLAREFDVSVRTVKRDLAALERSGAPLWSRPGPGGGYGLAVGASLPPVSLSPAQAVALLAAVSAAPDAPYADLASAGIQKILDVLDPRTRARADELAGRVWVNAPPSSSRAIRSALEEAMAEQRVIRLRYTAADGTTTTRDVEPVLFASTNGQWYLVGWCQLRNVMRWFTVSRIERASVTKAACNGHTLQEVGEPPANARPVHARGE; encoded by the coding sequence ATGAAGCGAACTGAACGGCTCCACGCGTTGTCGGAGATGCTACGCCGCAACGGCTCACGGGGCTGCTCCGCCGACAGGCTGGCGAGAGAGTTCGACGTCTCCGTGCGCACGGTCAAGAGAGACCTCGCCGCGCTCGAGCGCAGCGGTGCACCTCTGTGGTCGCGCCCAGGTCCGGGTGGCGGCTACGGACTTGCCGTCGGCGCATCCCTGCCACCGGTCAGTCTGTCCCCGGCCCAGGCCGTGGCGCTCCTGGCAGCCGTGTCTGCTGCGCCCGATGCCCCCTACGCCGATCTGGCTTCGGCCGGCATCCAGAAGATCCTGGACGTGCTCGACCCCCGAACCCGAGCGCGAGCCGACGAATTAGCCGGCCGAGTCTGGGTCAACGCGCCTCCCTCCTCCTCCCGCGCGATCAGGTCGGCACTGGAGGAGGCGATGGCCGAGCAGCGAGTGATCCGGCTTCGCTACACAGCGGCAGACGGGACCACCACCACACGCGACGTCGAACCCGTGCTCTTCGCCTCCACGAACGGCCAGTGGTACCTGGTTGGGTGGTGCCAGCTCCGCAATGTAATGCGCTGGTTCACCGTGTCGCGTATCGAGCGCGCCAGCGTCACCAAGGCGGCCTGCAACGGCCACACCCTCCAGGAGGTCGGAGAGCCCCCGGCGAACGCCAGACCGGTGCACGCGCGCGGCGAGTGA
- a CDS encoding STAS/SEC14 domain-containing protein, protein MGQVDANGAKETLEAVDGLLHLRWRPGVHIQVEDAQAAMAKVNDACGTERRGMLVDMAAVGSVSREARAVWSIPCSASRIALLGKSPVDRVLANFFLGVHVPPCPTRFFTSRSEAMEWLTAGV, encoded by the coding sequence ATGGGCCAGGTCGATGCAAACGGCGCAAAAGAGACTCTCGAAGCAGTAGACGGCCTTCTTCATCTGCGCTGGCGGCCCGGGGTTCACATTCAGGTCGAAGACGCCCAAGCCGCGATGGCGAAAGTGAACGACGCGTGCGGGACCGAGCGGCGGGGCATGCTCGTAGATATGGCAGCGGTCGGTTCGGTGAGCCGTGAGGCCAGGGCCGTGTGGTCGATTCCCTGCAGCGCCTCACGCATTGCGCTCTTGGGCAAATCACCTGTCGACCGAGTCTTGGCGAACTTCTTTCTCGGAGTGCATGTGCCGCCGTGCCCGACTCGGTTCTTCACCTCGCGCAGCGAAGCCATGGAATGGCTCACCGCCGGTGTCTGA
- a CDS encoding DUF1579 domain-containing protein — protein MSTNGPQAPSDFDFILGDWTVRHEKLDGIFSGADTWTTFDGLSSTRTILGGFGNVEDNLLQHSTGDFRAAALRSYSVADAEWSIWWLDGRNPTALDTPVRGAFADGIGTFLAEDVLHGVPIRVRFIWDATGAEPTWQQAFSNDAGLSWETNWRMTFRRA, from the coding sequence ATGTCGACGAACGGCCCGCAGGCCCCCTCCGATTTCGACTTCATCCTCGGCGACTGGACGGTTCGGCACGAAAAGCTGGACGGCATCTTCAGTGGCGCCGATACCTGGACCACCTTCGATGGGCTCTCCAGCACGCGCACCATTCTGGGCGGGTTCGGCAACGTCGAAGACAACCTCCTCCAGCATTCGACGGGCGACTTTCGCGCCGCCGCCCTCCGCTCGTACTCCGTGGCGGATGCCGAATGGTCGATCTGGTGGCTCGACGGCCGCAATCCGACCGCGCTCGATACGCCCGTGCGTGGGGCGTTCGCCGACGGGATCGGCACCTTCCTGGCCGAGGACGTGCTGCACGGGGTGCCCATTCGTGTGCGCTTCATCTGGGATGCGACCGGAGCAGAGCCCACCTGGCAACAGGCGTTCTCGAACGATGCCGGCCTGTCGTGGGAGACGAACTGGCGGATGACGTTCCGGCGAGCGTAG
- a CDS encoding putative bifunctional diguanylate cyclase/phosphodiesterase codes for MSSAQGVDDPRLQQLVDGVVRLAAGELDARIEPSELRDDIDAVITGVNLLAEELSYIYSDLEQRVSDRTAMLQRTQAELEQMAKTDDLTGLANRTLLNERIHEAIAASKDSGKPPAVLVLDVDSFKAVNDALGHGAGDAVLIEVARRLQCAVRAVDTVARLGGDEFAILLTDATEDEVLAIAHRASAQLQDSVRVGTETVWAMASIGVRIGTPGLPAESLIRDADIAMYQAKARGRNNIQFFHPDMLESVRERARITAELRTAVAGGELALCYQPVVELGTGTVIGFEALLRWHHPVRGLIMPDSFIRIAEETGLILEVGRWVLHEGVAQLRRWSATEPELTDFCLHINLSAVELLRSDLLEDVTETLARNHVAPQRLVLEITESVLMSKGTAEEQVLGELRDLGVGLQIDDFGTGYSSISYLRTLPADTVKVDRSLIQDMVSDPQQQKFVAAILQLIHSAGLKAIVEGIETAEQAALLQTLGCLYGQGYFYDRPLPPETVMGRLKRRAHRQ; via the coding sequence ATGAGCTCGGCACAAGGCGTCGATGACCCCCGCTTGCAGCAGTTGGTGGACGGTGTTGTCCGTTTAGCCGCCGGCGAGTTGGACGCACGCATAGAACCGTCGGAGTTGAGGGATGACATCGACGCTGTGATCACGGGCGTCAACCTCCTCGCCGAGGAACTCAGCTACATCTACTCAGATCTGGAACAGCGGGTTTCCGACCGTACCGCCATGCTGCAGCGAACTCAGGCTGAGCTGGAACAGATGGCCAAGACTGATGACCTCACGGGTCTTGCGAACAGGACCCTGCTCAACGAGCGAATCCACGAGGCGATCGCGGCCAGCAAGGACAGTGGAAAACCCCCGGCTGTGCTGGTGCTGGACGTGGATTCTTTCAAAGCCGTCAATGACGCTCTGGGCCACGGGGCCGGCGATGCCGTTCTGATCGAAGTTGCCCGACGCCTCCAGTGCGCCGTACGTGCCGTCGATACCGTGGCACGTCTGGGTGGGGATGAGTTCGCCATCCTCCTCACCGACGCGACGGAAGACGAAGTGCTCGCCATTGCGCACCGGGCGTCGGCGCAGCTTCAGGACAGCGTGCGGGTAGGAACCGAAACCGTCTGGGCGATGGCCAGCATCGGAGTGCGCATAGGCACGCCGGGCCTTCCAGCTGAGTCGCTGATTCGGGATGCTGACATCGCCATGTATCAGGCAAAGGCGCGAGGCCGCAACAACATCCAGTTCTTCCACCCCGACATGCTCGAAAGCGTTCGTGAACGCGCCCGCATAACAGCCGAACTTCGTACGGCCGTCGCCGGCGGCGAACTGGCCCTGTGTTACCAGCCGGTGGTCGAACTGGGCACAGGAACAGTCATCGGTTTCGAAGCGCTCCTTCGGTGGCACCATCCGGTGCGCGGACTCATCATGCCGGATAGCTTCATCCGCATCGCGGAAGAAACCGGTCTGATCCTGGAGGTGGGGCGGTGGGTGCTGCACGAAGGAGTCGCCCAGCTACGGCGCTGGAGCGCAACCGAGCCTGAGCTCACAGACTTCTGTCTTCACATCAATCTCTCCGCCGTCGAACTGCTTCGCAGTGACCTGCTGGAAGATGTCACCGAGACGCTCGCTCGCAATCACGTGGCTCCGCAGCGATTGGTTCTGGAGATCACCGAGTCCGTGTTGATGTCGAAGGGAACTGCGGAAGAACAGGTTCTGGGCGAGCTGCGGGATCTCGGAGTGGGTCTGCAAATTGACGACTTCGGCACCGGCTATTCGTCCATCAGCTATCTTCGAACGCTTCCAGCAGACACAGTGAAGGTCGACCGTTCCCTCATTCAGGACATGGTGTCCGACCCTCAGCAGCAAAAATTCGTCGCCGCCATTCTTCAACTGATTCACTCGGCGGGGCTGAAGGCGATCGTGGAAGGCATTGAGACCGCCGAACAGGCGGCTCTCTTGCAGACCCTGGGCTGCCTGTACGGACAAGGCTATTTCTATGACCGCCCGCTACCGCCCGAGACGGTTATGGGAAGGCTCAAGAGGCGCGCGCACCGTCAGTAG
- a CDS encoding class I SAM-dependent methyltransferase yields MSKLWERMLLVPTVVRLTSRAPKDPSVAWDGYWRGILTTGRSGDVLWDSGSQTEHEQYTDVLMGHFNPALPVIDVGCGNGTNTRWLAGLFPSVVGIDVSVGAIELARREAAGLHNVDFMVMDATEAGVGERLLELVGPANVFVRGVFHVLKPDKQSRLAANLRTVVGDSGRVFLAETNFPGSSLAYLQQLGATRRSMPPQLQRALENLPRPGHFGVQERQNTFPDADWQLIADGPAHIEVTPMNASGHSQQVPGYFALLAGA; encoded by the coding sequence ATGTCAAAGCTTTGGGAGCGGATGCTACTCGTCCCGACGGTGGTACGCCTCACCTCCCGGGCACCGAAGGACCCGTCAGTGGCGTGGGACGGGTACTGGCGCGGAATCCTCACCACGGGCCGTTCGGGAGACGTGCTGTGGGACTCCGGGTCCCAGACCGAGCACGAGCAGTACACCGACGTCCTCATGGGCCATTTCAATCCGGCTCTTCCCGTCATCGACGTTGGGTGTGGCAACGGAACCAATACCCGCTGGCTTGCTGGTCTGTTCCCCAGCGTTGTCGGGATCGACGTATCCGTCGGCGCGATCGAGCTGGCGAGACGCGAAGCAGCAGGCCTCCACAACGTTGACTTCATGGTGATGGATGCAACGGAGGCAGGCGTGGGAGAGCGCCTGCTGGAATTGGTCGGGCCCGCCAATGTGTTTGTCCGCGGAGTTTTTCATGTGCTCAAGCCCGACAAGCAATCCAGATTGGCTGCCAACCTCCGCACCGTTGTCGGGGATAGTGGTCGGGTATTCCTTGCCGAAACCAACTTCCCCGGAAGCAGTCTTGCCTACCTGCAACAGCTGGGCGCCACCCGGCGAAGCATGCCACCGCAGTTGCAAAGGGCCCTGGAGAACCTGCCCCGCCCGGGCCATTTCGGTGTGCAGGAACGGCAGAACACGTTTCCGGACGCTGACTGGCAGTTGATCGCGGACGGCCCGGCGCACATCGAAGTGACTCCCATGAACGCGAGCGGCCACTCGCAGCAGGTTCCGGGATATTTCGCTCTCCTGGCCGGCGCATAG
- a CDS encoding CDGSH iron-sulfur domain-containing protein, with protein sequence MTEPAQPDARPAKRFDDQWDDEPDTGATEPVSITAYPNGPLLVRGPFEILTPTGEVIPPRRKTVALCRCGVSSLKPFCDGSHKAIGFRTEQEPPAPQPPLS encoded by the coding sequence ATGACCGAGCCCGCCCAGCCCGACGCCCGGCCTGCCAAGCGGTTTGACGACCAGTGGGACGACGAGCCCGACACCGGTGCCACCGAGCCGGTGAGCATCACCGCGTACCCGAACGGTCCGCTGCTGGTGCGCGGGCCGTTCGAGATTCTCACGCCCACGGGCGAGGTGATTCCGCCGCGGCGGAAGACCGTGGCACTCTGTCGCTGCGGGGTCTCCTCGCTCAAGCCCTTCTGTGACGGCAGCCACAAGGCCATCGGGTTCCGCACGGAGCAGGAGCCGCCGGCGCCGCAGCCCCCGTTGTCCTGA
- a CDS encoding GntR family transcriptional regulator produces the protein MLFRVDQASSVSIADQLAVQVRASVADGSLAPGTRLPPARELASALDINMHTVLRAYKQLRDDGILEMRQGRGASVRADAGAGTVRLAELADALLAEARKLGVTLPDVLTLIQKRG, from the coding sequence ATGTTGTTTCGGGTTGATCAGGCGTCGTCGGTGTCCATCGCCGACCAGTTGGCCGTGCAGGTGCGCGCGTCGGTGGCCGACGGCTCCCTGGCGCCGGGCACCCGGCTGCCGCCCGCTCGCGAGCTGGCCAGCGCCCTCGACATCAACATGCACACCGTGCTGCGCGCCTATAAGCAGCTGCGGGACGACGGGATTCTGGAGATGCGGCAGGGCCGCGGCGCCTCGGTGCGGGCGGATGCCGGCGCCGGCACGGTGCGCCTGGCCGAGCTGGCCGACGCTCTGCTCGCCGAGGCCCGGAAGCTCGGCGTGACCCTGCCGGATGTGCTGACCCTGATCCAAAAGAGAGGCTGA
- a CDS encoding helix-turn-helix transcriptional regulator — protein sequence MNRTDRMYAIVEELRAIAPRPRSAAWLAGRFEVSTRTVERDISALQQSGVPVWAEPGRTGGYCLDAAMTLPPVNFSPDEAVALAVALRGLSGTPFHQAGNTALRKLLVAMRETDAHDATELAARIHFVGARPEAPPIPAVLTQAVTARHVLRLRYTDRMGTSTVRDVEPLGYVGSTTGWYLLGWCRLRVGIRAFKLDRIDRVTATAERAPRRTVRPDEIQVPDGDLLTLTLL from the coding sequence ATGAATCGCACCGACCGTATGTACGCGATCGTGGAAGAGTTGCGGGCGATCGCCCCGCGACCTCGCAGTGCCGCCTGGCTGGCCGGCCGGTTCGAGGTGAGCACCCGCACCGTCGAACGCGACATCAGCGCGCTCCAGCAGAGCGGCGTGCCGGTCTGGGCCGAACCCGGGCGCACCGGCGGCTACTGCCTCGATGCGGCCATGACCCTGCCGCCGGTGAACTTCAGCCCGGACGAAGCCGTTGCCCTCGCGGTGGCGTTGCGCGGCCTGTCCGGCACACCGTTCCACCAGGCCGGCAACACCGCGCTGCGCAAGCTGCTGGTGGCCATGCGGGAGACGGACGCGCACGACGCGACCGAGCTGGCGGCACGCATCCACTTCGTCGGCGCGCGCCCCGAAGCGCCACCGATCCCGGCGGTACTCACCCAGGCAGTCACGGCCCGCCATGTTCTGCGGCTGCGCTACACCGACCGCATGGGCACCAGCACCGTGCGGGATGTCGAGCCGCTCGGGTACGTCGGCTCCACCACCGGCTGGTACCTGCTCGGCTGGTGCCGGCTGCGCGTGGGCATCCGGGCCTTCAAGCTCGACCGCATCGACCGGGTCACGGCCACCGCCGAACGCGCACCCCGGCGCACCGTGCGGCCCGACGAGATCCAGGTGCCCGACGGAGACCTGCTCACCCTCACGCTGCTCTGA
- a CDS encoding DUF3093 family protein: MPDQTTIDAVPALDPRATGRDRLAVGLLWLPVVTVLVTALQWYDELPAELPRQWNGTEVTSTSPKALMLAITGGIALLAALAGLAALSRRTADIRRTLLLVAGCAAGLGTGIWLVTAGLVLVSGTPEPDSGGWPLLGVLAGAFGLVPFVLSPRRPIEPQQHSPVSVPLAESETGAWFTTVNVPLFLWLAAILGLATVALAVLSVALGGPGAGGAVTVGLVALSCLAFGRLRVSVDRRGLRVISAFGVPLRRLRLDQIVSARTETIVPMEWGGWGYRIMPGRSAIVVAGGPALVVERTNGTLFAVTLPEPELPAALLTTLAAR; encoded by the coding sequence ATGCCAGACCAGACCACCATCGACGCCGTCCCGGCGCTCGACCCGCGCGCCACCGGGCGCGACCGGCTCGCGGTCGGGTTGCTGTGGCTGCCGGTTGTCACCGTCCTGGTGACGGCGCTGCAGTGGTACGACGAACTTCCCGCCGAGTTGCCCCGACAGTGGAACGGGACCGAGGTCACCTCCACGTCGCCGAAGGCGCTCATGCTGGCGATCACCGGCGGCATCGCCCTCCTCGCCGCGTTGGCCGGGCTGGCCGCTCTCTCCCGCCGCACCGCCGACATCCGTCGCACGCTGCTGCTCGTCGCGGGTTGTGCTGCCGGACTGGGCACGGGCATCTGGCTGGTGACGGCCGGGCTCGTCCTGGTGAGCGGGACGCCGGAACCCGACTCGGGCGGCTGGCCGCTGCTCGGTGTGCTGGCCGGCGCCTTCGGGCTGGTTCCGTTCGTGCTGTCGCCGCGGCGCCCGATTGAGCCCCAGCAGCACTCCCCCGTCTCGGTGCCGCTGGCCGAGAGCGAGACCGGCGCCTGGTTCACCACGGTGAACGTGCCACTGTTCCTCTGGCTCGCCGCCATTCTGGGCCTGGCCACGGTGGCGCTCGCGGTGCTCAGTGTGGCGCTCGGCGGACCGGGAGCCGGCGGCGCGGTGACGGTGGGGCTGGTAGCGCTGTCGTGCCTGGCCTTCGGCCGGTTGCGGGTGAGCGTGGACCGCCGCGGACTGCGGGTGATATCTGCTTTCGGGGTGCCGCTGCGGCGGTTGCGGCTCGACCAGATCGTGTCGGCGCGCACCGAGACCATCGTGCCGATGGAGTGGGGCGGCTGGGGCTACCGCATCATGCCCGGCCGGTCTGCCATCGTGGTGGCGGGCGGTCCCGCCCTCGTCGTGGAGCGCACCAACGGAACCCTGTTCGCGGTGACGCTGCCCGAGCCGGAACTGCCGGCCGCGCTGCTCACGACCCTCGCGGCGCGCTAA